Proteins from a genomic interval of Sphingobacteriales bacterium:
- a CDS encoding DUF1572 family protein: protein MKNDFLESAKKQFEYYKMLGEKTFAQLSDEQLFWKFNEESNSIATIVKHLWGNMLSRWTDFLTTDGEKEWRDRDAEFDNDIADRTELLAKWNEGWACLFDAINPLTDNDLTKEVFIRNQGHTITEAINRQLAHYPYHIGQIVFIGKMLRNDNWTSLSIPKGNSKEYNTDKFSQPKHKQHFTDEYINKKK, encoded by the coding sequence ATGAAAAACGACTTTTTAGAGAGTGCAAAAAAACAATTTGAGTATTACAAAATGCTCGGAGAAAAAACATTTGCTCAACTTTCAGACGAACAACTTTTTTGGAAATTTAATGAAGAAAGTAATAGTATTGCAACCATCGTAAAACATTTGTGGGGAAATATGCTTTCTCGCTGGACAGATTTTTTGACAACTGATGGAGAAAAAGAATGGCGAGACCGAGATGCAGAATTTGATAATGATATTGCCGATAGGACTGAACTTTTAGCAAAATGGAATGAAGGTTGGGCTTGTTTGTTTGATGCAATAAATCCATTGACAGACAATGACTTGACAAAAGAAGTTTTTATACGAAATCAAGGACATACGATTACAGAAGCAATAAACCGACAGCTTGCACATTATCCATATCATATCGGGCAAATTGTGTTCATCGGAAAAATGTTGCGTAATGATAATTGGACTTCGCTTTCTATTCCAAAAGGAAACTCAAAAGAATATAACACTGATAAATTTTCACAACCAAAGCACAAACAACATTTTACAGACGAATATATAAACAAAAAAAAGTAA
- a CDS encoding ethanolamine ammonia-lyase reactivating factor EutA: MKLAGIDIGSNAVRLLIMEITERDSNPDKTVFTKDVLVRAPLRLGEQVFVKGYLMDDKINLLEKTMQAFANLMEVFEVKGYRACATSAMRDATNGNDIIERIREHTGVQIEILNGNEESLIVFGSYANNQQHTKEAFLNIDVGGGSTELVLFHDGKIIANRSFNIGTIRLLYEQVEHTQWVEMKAWLEEKRKMFDIPIVGVGSGGNINKVRSMYLNNSADKPLSINKLQKIYDELSSYSLEERMKELGLKPDRADVIVPATRIYLNVMTWGGLKKMVIPQIGVADGLVRQLYKTMKAKGQL; this comes from the coding sequence GTGAAACTCGCCGGTATAGATATAGGCTCTAATGCGGTGCGCCTCCTGATTATGGAAATCACCGAGCGCGACTCCAATCCCGATAAAACGGTTTTTACCAAAGATGTATTGGTGCGTGCCCCCCTGCGCTTGGGCGAGCAGGTATTTGTGAAAGGTTATCTGATGGACGACAAAATAAATCTGCTGGAAAAAACTATGCAGGCTTTTGCCAATTTGATGGAGGTGTTTGAAGTAAAAGGTTATCGCGCTTGCGCCACCTCCGCCATGCGCGATGCTACCAACGGAAATGACATCATTGAGCGTATCCGCGAGCACACCGGCGTACAAATCGAGATACTCAACGGCAATGAAGAGTCGCTTATTGTATTCGGCAGCTATGCCAACAACCAGCAGCATACCAAAGAGGCTTTTTTGAATATTGATGTAGGCGGCGGAAGCACAGAGTTGGTATTGTTTCACGATGGAAAAATCATAGCCAACCGTTCCTTCAATATCGGCACGATACGATTGCTCTACGAACAGGTGGAACATACACAGTGGGTAGAGATGAAAGCGTGGCTGGAGGAAAAAAGAAAAATGTTTGATATACCCATTGTGGGAGTGGGTTCGGGTGGCAACATCAACAAAGTGCGCTCTATGTACTTAAATAATTCTGCCGACAAGCCTTTGAGCATCAACAAATTGCAAAAAATATACGACGAGTTGTCGTCTTACAGCTTGGAGGAGCGTATGAAAGAATTAGGGCTGAAACCCGACCGCGCCGATGTAATTGTACCCGCTACGCGCATTTATTTGAACGTAATGACTTGGGGCGGGCTGAAAAAAATGGTCATTCCGCAAATAGGAGTAGCAGATGGTTTGGTGCGGCAACTATATAAAACGATGAAAGCAAAGGGGCAACTGTAA